From a single Glycine soja cultivar W05 chromosome 19, ASM419377v2, whole genome shotgun sequence genomic region:
- the LOC114399374 gene encoding beta-1,2-xylosyltransferase XYXT1-like produces the protein MVHYHRSHQPRKTNTDEESQNTVMLDCSTSAYYKRTRPKLLSFLFLITFLSCCYVFAPLFLGPSFPLSLLYSPATENDVNRDGVDANDSPCSSVSTGTICCDRSGYRSDVCVMKGDIRTHSASSSVFLYNSRSNNNVSRNFEEELQHEKIKPYTRKWETSVMDTIDELSLVPKNLNLGGVGGCDVQHDVPAVFFSNGGYTGNVYHEFNDGIIPLYITSQHFKKKVVFVILEYHNWWIMKYGDVLSRLSDFPPIDFRGDNRTHCFPEAIVGLRIHDELTVDSALMRGNKSIADFRNLLDKAYWPRIKGLIRDEERKAQEKLREQVSSSESSEASQQQYIIRQQVQENPTKKPTLVILSRSGSRAITNENLLVKMAEEIGFLVQVLKPDRTTELAKVYRSLNASDVMIGVHGAAMTHFLFLRPGSVFIQVVPLGTTWAAETYYGEPARKLGLKYIGYQILPRESTLYEKYDKNDPILRDPTSINKKGWEYTKKIYLDSQNVMLDLRRFRKRLHRAYEYTLSKSKLSLQHQQM, from the exons ATGGTCCACTACCATCGCTCCCATCAACCCAGAAAGACCAACACTGACGAAGAGTCACAGAACACCGTCATGTTGGATTGCTCAACCTCTGCTTACTACAAGAGAACCAGGCCCAAGTTGTTGTCTTTCCTCTTCCTCATCACCTTCCTCTCTTGCTGCTACGTCTTTGCTCCTCTTTTCCTTGGCCCTTCTTTCCCTCTATCTCTCTTGT ACTCTCCTGCAACCGAAAATGATGTGAACCGAGATGGAGTTGATGCAAATGATTCTCCTTGCTCTTCTGTTTCTACTG GAACTATATGTTGTGATAGAAGTGGTTATCGTTCCGATGTTTGTGTGATGAAAGGTGATATAAGGACACACTCTGCTTCCTCTTCAGTTTTCCTCTACAATTCAAGGAGCAACAACAATGTTTCGAGAAATTTTGAAGAGGAACTTCAACATGAAAAGATCAAGCCTTATACTAGAAAATGGGAGACAAGTGTTATGGACACCATTGATGAATTAAGCCTCGTCCCGAAGAATCTGAATTTGGGAGGTGTTGGTGGTTGTGATGTCCAACATGATGTTCCAGCAGTTTTCTTCTCTAATGGGGGCTACACTGGCAATGTTTATCACGAATTCAATGATGGAATCATACCTTTGTACATTACTTCTCAGCATTTCAAGAAGAAGGTTGTGTTTGTGATTCTTGAGTATCATAATTGGTGGATCATGAAGTATGGAGACGTCCTTTCTCGTCTATCGGATTTTCCACCAATTGATTTTCGAGGAGACAATAGGACTCATTGCTTCCCAGAAGCCATAGTTGGTCTCAGAATCCATGATGAGCTAACTGTGGATTCTGCACTGATGAGGGGTAACAAGAGCATTGCTGATTTTAGAAACCTTTTGGATAAAGCTTATTGGCCAAGGATCAAGGGGCTAATTCGAGACGAAGAAAGGAAAGCACAAGAGAAGTTGAGAGAACAAGTCTCATCATCTGAATCATCAGAAGCCTCACAACAACAGTATATAATTAGGCAACAAGTGCAAGAAAATCCAACGAAGAAACCTACGTTGGTTATTCTCTCTAGAAGTGGGTCAAGAGCTATAACTAATGAGAATTTGCTTGTGAAGATGGCAGAGGAAATTGGGTTTTTGGTGCAAGTTTTGAAGCCTGACAGAACAACAGAATTGGCAAAGGTTTATAGGTCTCTTAATGCAAGTGATGTCATGATTGGTGTTCATGGAGCAGCTATGACACATTTTCTGTTCCTGAGACCTGGTTCTGTGTTTATTCAAGTGGTTCCTCTTGGTACCACATGGGCTGCAGAAACTTATTATGGGGAACCTGCAAGGAAGCTTGGCTTGAAATACATTGGCTATCAAATTCTGCCTAGAGAGAGCACtttgtatgaaaaatatgataaaaatgatCCTATTCTGAGAGACCCTACAAGCATTAACAAGAAGGGGTGGGAATACACAAAGAAGATCTATCTTGACAGCCAAAATGTCATGTTAGACCTCAGGAGATTCAGAAAAAGGTTACATCGAGCTTATGAGTATACACTCTCCAAATCAAAACTGAGTCTCCAACACCAACAAATGTGA
- the LOC114399248 gene encoding uncharacterized protein LOC114399248: protein MDSLLGNWPSFDPHNFSQLRPSDPSSSSRMTLPTYHPTHSRTLPAPDQVISTEAKNILVRHIYQHAEEKLKPKRAASDNLLPDHGCKQPRVSS from the exons ATGGATTCTCTGCTTGGTAATTGGCCATCCTTTGATCCTCACAACTTCAGTCAGCTTCGACCTTCCGATCCTTCTAGTTCTTCT AGAATGACGCTACCCACTTACCATCCTACGCACAGCAGGACCCTTCCAGCACCTGATCAAG TGATAAGTACAGAAGCCAAAAATATCCTCGTGAGACACATTTATCAACATGCTGAGGAGAAG TTGAAACCAAAAAGAGCTGCATCTGATAACCTTTTGCCTGATCATGGATGCAAGCAACCTAGGGTTTCTAGTTGA